GCTGGACTCTTTCTAATGTAGCATCCTTGATTTGCTAAATGCAGGGTTGACATTGGGACCACTTGTCGTGAAGGTAGATcctaatttgaatgttattttgaCTGCATGCCTTGCAGTATATGTGGGCTGCTATCGTTCTATCAAGCCAACTCCCCCATCAGTGAGTATGATAGCATTTAAATTAACTCTTCGCCTTCTTGTTTGTCATTCAGTTCTATAGATTAAAATTGGCTGACAATTTGTCTGTCATACAGGAGACAATGTCTAAGGAGCATGCTATGCGTTTTCCATTTGTTGGGAGTGCAATGTTGTTATcacttttcttgttgttcaagtTCTTATCGAAAGACTTGGTTAAAATTGTTCTTGGTACTCTGAAGATATTTATGGAAAATTACCCTATGATTCTATTGTATTTATACTGCATGGTTGCACCATGTATTTCTTAActagtttgataaatttttatgtgtggtgtttaatttttcattactgtctgtgttttaatttttcatatgtattatttattttagttttgattctaaatttttatttttactttaatatttatgacaacttgagttctaacttttgaattttaattgtgttattaatttattattttaaattctaaaattaaattcattaatttttatatttagttttaaagttaaaattttcatagaaaatttaatttaaataatattttttatttatctttaaaaagtatatttaaagttcaaatttaaaaaataaaacataatataatatttatcataaaaataaatattatttgattaaaataatttttttaaaggttatatttttagcggcgtttttgtgagaagcgccgctaaaggtttgtcctttagcggcgtttgtgataaaagcgccgctaaagcttcatgatctttagcagcgtttgtggaaaaagcatcgctaaaggtcatggtctttagcggcgttttcggaaaaagcgccgctaaaggttatggtctatagcggcgtttttgggaaaagcgccgctaaaggtcttggtctttagcggcgtttttgggtaaagcgtcgctaaagactaagacctttagcggcgtttgtgggtaaagcgccgctaaagttagcgacgtgttctttagcggcgtttttttcggCGCTTCTCAATGCGCCGcaaacactacaccaaaagaGGCCTTTAACGGCgcatttagcggcgttttaaagcaaaacgccacaaaaaactGAGCAATAGCGGCGAGTGTTAAAAAACGCCAGAAATTACAAGCAACAGCGGCGATTACCCAAAAGTGCCGCAAATGAGTTAGGGAAATGGTACCGTTTTCATGGTCAGATTCAAagacattagtggcgctttaaagaaaacgccgcaaaagagaAACATTAGCAGCGCTTGCTacaaaagcgccgcaaaagtgATTAACAGACGATGCCGTATTGATTTACGTTTGATgacattagtggcgtttataagtaaacgccgcaaaagatcaTGTATTCGCGGCGCGTTCATAAAAGCGCCATAAAGTTTTTCactgaacgacgccgttttcttgttaaattttagacagaaatagtggcgttttaaaTGAAGTGCCGCTGAAGCCAATCATTGGAGACGCAAAAACGGAAGCGCTGGAAAATGTTTCAAGCATACGCCGTCTTAGGGACAATAGTAGCGGCGCTTTACTGGAACACCACAAAAGATTTTAGCGAACGACATCGTTTTCGTGATGAGTTTTATACATTATGGTGGCGCTTTAAAGAAATCGTCGCTGAAGTAAATCATTAGCGGCGGTTCTAATTAAGCGCCGCAATAAGTTTTAAGCATATGCCGTCGTTTTCTGTTGTGCTTAGGAACATTAGTGGCGGTTtgctaaaaacgccgcaaatgtcAAGCATTAGCGGTAATAGTTTTAGCCAAACGACAACggttttttttcagattttagaGATATTAGTGGCGCTTAGCTGCAAACGCCGCAatgttcaataattttaattaaaacgaTGTCATTTTGTTGTATAGGTTTAGGTACATTAGCGGCGCAACTTTTAAAAATGCCGCATAAGttaagcattagcggcactttgttgtaagcgccgcaaaaagatTTAagcaaacggcgtcgttttgtggTGGAGGTTTAGAGACGTTAGTGGCGTGTTTTGGGGAAGCGCCGCAAATTGTTAagcaaaacaatatttttttttttgagcttTTAATGCATTGgcggtttagggattatggatttaGGCCTTACagtttattgtttattgtttaagggttgaggtttaagatttaaggtttatagtttatatatgttttataatttagggttttggatttaaggtttatatgTTCTATGATTCAGGGTTTAAGGAATATGgctaagttaagggtttagggattatggtgcAATGGTTGGGGTCTAAGGTTTAAGTGTTTAGGGTTaaaggttaggggttaggggtttataGTTAATGTTTTATGATTGAAGGTTTAGGGGATATGGTTAAGGGTTATGTATTATGGTTTGTGGTTTATCATTTGAGGTTGGGGCTTAGGGTGTAGGTGTTAAGGGGTTAAGGGTCatggtttatgatttatagGTTTACGATTTAGGGTTGAAGGGATAAGAGGGTCTAGGTCAATTTAGgattaagggttaagggtttagggtttagggtacCCTAAactgatttagggtttaaggtttaaggaatagagtttatagtttagggtttaaaggaTAGGGGTTGTGGTTTAGGGTCTAGgttatttagtatttttgaaaattacaactTGACTTCaccgaatttaatttttaaattgatgttttagaaaaatacaaACACTATCTACGGATTAAGTTCCtaccttaaattttaataaaaaaccatcactaaaaatcaaatttcccatttaatagaattaaaaataatattgtcatATTGttgtatgatattttaattttttaaattattaaatatttggaaATTATTTACGCCAGTGGCATTTTGGCCAGAAACGACGcaaaaatgtgtttaaaattacGTA
The nucleotide sequence above comes from Gossypium raimondii isolate GPD5lz chromosome 13, ASM2569854v1, whole genome shotgun sequence. Encoded proteins:
- the LOC105784605 gene encoding signal peptide peptidase 1-like, with protein sequence MKNTERLVNLALAGLTLGPLVVKVDPNLNVILTACLAVYVGCYRSIKPTPPSETMSKEHAMRFPFVGSAMLLSLFLLFKFLSKDLVKIVLGTLKIFMENYPMILLYLYCMVAPCIS